One genomic window of Campylobacter curvus includes the following:
- a CDS encoding tetratricopeptide repeat protein — translation MDIFFIEHRDPIFSLIVLFSIVLMIAALSYAWGIFSSKDEKKKIEKFIKKFDSQSAISEQHKQILLSPEVDSQSLSVLGMTFAKNGDFEKAISVYLIALSKVKDKNEKEFILNELGEVYFKAGFLKRADDIFLEALKLSPRNAVALRFLTMIDEKLKNYDEALYALNSLEELGVSVRAQKAYIKAIAILDDKNLDTKQKSDKILALSSDFALLKRMVMQILIKNGLNLSEFKNFPPLDEVIDLIYLQTKPVNLSDDEYRALFYAKGLIDEKCDIKGFELNVIKHLNDAGYKGATLSFNYVCKSCKNSFPMHFYRCPMCHELGSVKILPHITQADDENGNTF, via the coding sequence GTGGATATATTTTTTATAGAGCATAGAGACCCGATATTTAGCCTCATCGTGCTTTTTAGCATCGTTTTGATGATAGCCGCACTTAGCTATGCGTGGGGCATATTTTCCAGCAAAGACGAGAAAAAAAAGATCGAGAAATTTATCAAAAAATTTGACAGTCAAAGCGCTATCAGCGAGCAACATAAGCAAATTTTGCTAAGCCCCGAGGTCGATAGCCAAAGTCTGAGCGTGCTTGGTATGACCTTTGCTAAAAACGGCGACTTTGAAAAGGCGATCAGCGTCTATCTCATCGCGCTTTCAAAGGTCAAGGACAAAAACGAGAAAGAATTCATCCTAAACGAGCTTGGCGAGGTTTATTTTAAGGCCGGCTTTTTGAAGCGTGCGGACGATATATTTTTAGAGGCGCTGAAGCTCTCGCCGCGAAATGCGGTCGCTCTTCGCTTTTTAACGATGATAGACGAGAAGCTAAAAAACTATGACGAGGCGCTTTATGCGCTAAATTCCCTAGAAGAGCTGGGCGTGAGCGTTCGCGCTCAAAAGGCCTATATAAAGGCCATAGCGATCCTTGACGATAAGAATTTGGACACGAAGCAAAAGAGCGATAAAATTTTAGCTTTAAGTAGCGACTTTGCGCTTTTAAAACGCATGGTGATGCAGATCCTCATAAAAAACGGGCTAAATTTAAGCGAATTTAAAAATTTCCCGCCTTTAGACGAAGTCATAGACCTCATCTATCTGCAAACCAAGCCCGTAAATTTAAGCGACGACGAGTATAGGGCGCTGTTTTACGCGAAGGGCTTGATCGATGAGAAGTGCGATATAAAGGGCTTTGAGCTAAATGTCATAAAACATCTGAACGACGCTGGCTACAAAGGTGCGACACTAAGCTTCAACTACGTTTGTAAAAGCTGTAAAAACTCCTTTCCTATGCACTTTTACCGCTGTCCGATGTGCCACGAGCTAGGAAGTGTCAAAATTTTGCCTCATATCAC